AAATTCTTTCTCGAATTCAGAATTAAATATTACATAATATAAATCATTATCTTCGGTAATGAAGAAATCATCATCGTCATCGTGAATTTCAATATCATCATTATTTTGAACAAATAATAACAACCGTTTAAATGAATTCTTTAACTCTGAATCATTATAAAAAGAATTAATAATATTATTGTATGAATTTATAAACTCAATATTTACAACATTTTTTTCATCAAATATTTTATGTGACAACAAGTGTAAAATATAAACGAAACTAAATGGGAGTAAAATATTTTCTTTAAAGTTTGGTTTCTCGTAAACTAATCTACTTAGAAACTCTAAAGCAAATTGATTACCTAAATTTTTCATTGAAAAAATTTCAAATATTAACTTGTAATAATATTGATTGGGCTTAGACGATAGAGATACTGCTACTGCCAATTCATTTGATATATTCGTATCATAAAAAAGCTTTACCGGGATCTCTGGTAGTTTAACTATATATTCCGCTGATAAATATTCTTGCATAGATTTATGAACAAATTCATATTGATCATATGCTGATTTTACAATGATTCCATTGTGACTTTCAATCTCTTTTATAACTTTTTCCCTTTCATTATATGGTAAATTATAATCTTCGTATATTCTTTCGTACGTTGCTAGAAAAGCATCTTCAGAATATATTTTATGAGAATAATTTACAGTTAAGTCAAATGCAAACTGCGATAGAAATTCAAATTTTTGTTCATTATCAAAATTTGCATATTCTGATTCTCTAATTATGTTACGTTGCTCATCCCATTCTTCGATTAATATTCTTACTAATTTTTTATAAATAGATTTAGGTTTATCATAAAATTTACCTGTTCTTTCGTAAATGGCACACAAGTGAGCCAAAGTTAATGGACGAAGAGATAAATCAAAAAATTTTGAATTTTTTAATTCAAAAAGAAAAGAATCGGATTTAACTTTATCATTAAACCATTTAACTGCAAATTCTTCAGTCTGTATAAGATTTAAATCACAAATTTCATATTCTATTGAGTTGTCAATAGAGTAGTTATATGATGGGCTTCTTGATGTAAGTATTACCATGCTAGTGGTAAGATTTGACATTAGAGATTTAACCTCTTGAAAAAAAGTATCTACTCTTGTAGGTTTTATTTCATCAAAACCGTCAAGAATTAAAACCGTTTTTAAAGAATTTAAATAACTATTAATATATTTATTTCTTAAGCCTATATTTTCAAGTGCGAAAGTTTTATCTTTTTCCCTAGTGAAAATTTCAATTGCAAGTGTAGTTTTTAAAACACTATAAATACTGAACTTGCAACTATTTTTGAGACAAAATTTATATACTCTTTATGCTACATTTTTAGATTGATTAGACATTAAATTTTGATACTCTTTTATGGTTAAATTTCCTAAAGCCGAATGCCTTCTGTGAGTGTTGTAAAATGTTTCTATATATTCAAACACAGAGTTTTTAGCATGATCTCTAGTTTCATATTTATTTTGATAGACAAGTTCGGTTTTCAGAGTTTTGAAAAAGCTCTCAGCTACAGCATTGTCATAACAATTTCCTTTTCCGCTCATGCTTCGAGTAATGTTTTTTCCGACTATTGATGTAAATTCTGTACACGCATATTGTATCCCTCTATCTGAATGGAAAATCAAGCTATCATGATCCTGTAAAGGACGATGGAGCCTTGCCATTTTCAAGGCAGCAATACTGGTGTCCTGAGCCTTCATCGTCTCACTTAATGACCAGCCGATAACCTTTCTGTCAAACAAATCAATGACTGTAGTAAGATACAACCAACCCTGACCTGTGCGGATATACGTAATATCAGACACCCAGACCTCTTTACTGCTTGTAACCTGAAAATTTTGATTCAAATAATTTTCAGCAACAGGGTATCGATGGGATGAGTTGGTAGTTTTCTTAAATTTTTTCTTTACAATACTTCTCAGGTTGCGTTCTCTCATTAGTCTGGCCACCAAAGGACGTGAAGCTCTCATTCCTTTTGCTTCCAGTTCTCGGGCAATACGAGGGCTTCCATATCTCCCACGGCTCCAATGATAAATACTAAAGATTTCTGCTGATAAAATGGCTCTTCTTTCTGATTGCTTACTCGGTTTTCTTTTCTTCCAATGATAAAAACTGCTCCTGCTTACCTTTAATACTTCGCACATCTTCCCGACAGGAAACACATCAGCGTGTTCTTTGATAAATTTATATCTTACCCGTCTCTCTTGGAGAAGATGCCTACCGCCTTTTTTAAGATATCACGTTCAAGCTTTGTTTCTTCTAGTTCTTTGCGAAGTCTCAATAACTCTTCCCTTATTGGATCAGAGGATATTTGTTTTTCCTTGCTAAGTTTACCTTCTTTGTGAAGTTTTCGCCAATTAACGAGACTTTCTTTACAGATCCCCAATTCTTCAGCTACCGAGGATACATTGCCTCGCTGCTCACTTAAAGATACTGCTTGGATCTTAAACTCTAGACTGTAATTTTTTCTGATCTTTTTCATACTCTTAAAGATAAAGAGTATAAGAATTGTGTCCTAACAAAGTTAGCAACTCCAGCTTCTAATTCAATATCTAAATCGATATATACATCTGTTAAACTTTTATTACCTTTTAAATCTTTAAAGGAAATTGATTTAGTTGTGTTCAATATAAATTGATTGTGCTCATAAATAGCATTTTCTAAATCAGTTTGATTAACAATAAGTTCAACTCTTGAATTTTCCAGTATTTTTTTTACGGATGAAATTCCTTCCTTAACAAATTGAGTAATTAGTGTTTTAATCAATATTTCTTTGAATGGCATAATTAAAGATAGAATGGTTATAGTATTACATTAAAAATTTGGTTTTACGCAAAGCGTTAATCCATTATATAATTTCATTAAAACTAAATAATTATTTTAAGTAAACCAATTTTATTTCAACCCTAAATGAAAAAATATAAAAACCCCGTATTCTCGATACAAAATTATTCTTCAAATAATTTCTACTCGAACTGACGGAAGTTCAACAATAGAAATAGTATTTCATTATAAAAGCCTTAAAAACTTTTAAATAAAATCTAATTTATCATTCATTTGGGAATTGATTAATATAAAAACAAAACGTATTAAATTGAAATTCAGTAGATTTTATTTTTAACAAAAGATTATATTTTCTCTTATGGTTTTGTAACTTTCTTATCAATAGTTTTGTCTCATTAATAAAAACTCAATGACAAAACTTTTATCTACTCTACTTTTACTTTGTACGGTACTTATTTTTGGGCAAACTCAATTGAAAGTTTTCAATAAAACCAATAAGAAACCGATTGAAAATGCAGCCGTTTACTGTGACGACAATCTTTTGGGAAAAACCAATTATGAAGGCGTTTTATCATTTAAAACAAAATGTAAAAAAGTAGAAATTCTTGCCAGCAATTTTGAAGATGCTTTGATTGATGTAAAAAAGTCGATGGATGTTGCCATGCAGCCTTTGTCAGAAAAACAAAGTAACATCGATAAGATTATCATCACCGATAAAAGTGACCCGAAAGCTTTGAGAATTTTAGATGAAGTCAATAAAAGGGAAAAAGAAAATTCACCAAAGTCTTTAGATACCTATAACTTTAAATCATATTCAAAGTTTTCGATCGATGTAGACAAAGATTCAATTGATACTTTTAAAAATTTCTTGGCTTCGAGAAAAGATTCTCTTTCAAAAGTCGATAAAAAAGAATTTAAACAAAAAGAAAGCGAGAAGAAAGATTCGTTAATTAATGAAGATTTCATCAACGCTTCACAGGAAAGCCAGATGTTTCTTTGGGAAAAGGCAACGGAATACAAATATTCACAAAAATTTGGAGAAAAAACCAATATCATCGATAACAGAATGTCGGGTTTTAAAAATCCTATTTATGAAGCTTTAGCCATTAATATTTCCAATTTAAACAGAACTCCAAGACAGTTACGTCCTGAGAATAGAAAGCTTTTCAACTTTTATATGTCGGATACTTTGCAGTTAGACGGAAGGAAAACTTACGTTATCAAATTCAAGGAAATTACTGACAAAAAGAAGCAAAATCCGAGAAAATTTAATGGTAAAATTTACATTGACTCTGAAACGTATGCACTGAAAAAATTTGAAAGTGCCAACAAAAAAAGAAATGAAGGCGACATTATCTCTGTATGGAAACCAATTGACGGAAAATGGTTTTTGGATCATGAAGATATTAAACTGAAAATGGGCGACCAGACCTTCAATATTGCAAAGAGAGACAGTGTAAAGACCGATAGTTTAAAGAAAGGCGCATACATCAGCGACAAGCGAAAATACCATCAGAAAACCTTTGGAAATTATCTGTATGTAACAAATCGTTTCTTTGATTTCCAACTGAATGAAGCACAGAAAGCATCTGAATTTAAAGGGTATTCTCTGGAAATGAAAAACTCTGACGGAAGTTTGCTTGATCAATACAGAACCGACAGTTTGACCGCAAGAGAAAGCGCAACCTATACTCAAATCGACAGTTTTGTACAGAAGCATGATTTTGAAAAGAAACTGAGTTTTTTAACCCAATTAATGAGAGGAAATCTGCGTTATAAAATGATTGATTTTGATATTACTAAGCTTTTCAGCTACGATAAATACCAAGGTATTCGTTTGGGAGCAGGATTAAAACTGAATGAAAAATTTAGCAAAACATTTTCTCCGGATGGATATTTCGGTTATGGTTTTAAAGACCACACCTGGAAATATGGTCTTGGTCTTGACATGAAATTATCCGATAAAAGAACTTCTGTTTTCCGCGTTGATTATGTAGATGACGTCTTTGCAGCAGGAAGATTCAGCAATACTATGTGGGATATGATGATGAAAGTGAATGACCTGAATCTAGATCTGCACAATGCTAATTTTTATAAAAATCAAAAATGGGGAGCATCGTATTTGTATGACATTTCGAACTCATTGAGTATGAAAATCGCGGTGAATAAAGAGAAACAGGAAGCACTTTTTGATTATCAATACAAAAATCTAGGAAACCGTTTCGATAATGTAAGCACAACATTATCTCTAAAATTCTCACCAAACGATAAAAATATTATGACGCCAAGCGGAAAATATACCTATGAAAAAGGCTTTCCGCAAGTTTATATGAATTTTGAAAAAGGAATTGACGGATTGGGCGGAGAATTGGATTATTACAGGGCAGATGCATTGATCATTCATCAGTTCAGATCAAAATTAGGCTACACCAATCTTAAACTTTTTGGAGGAATTTCATCAGGAACTGCTCCAATCTGGAAAAACTTTGAAATTGCAGGTCAAAACGACAGAAATCCTGATCATTGGTATTCTAATATCAATACTCCAAACAATTTAGCATTTGCAACAATGCCTTCAGGAACTTTCTTTGCAGATAAATTTATCGCATTTAAAGTTTCACAATATTTACCGTTCAGGTTTAAAACCTTTGGTTCACGATATTCAAACATCGAACTGGAATACCAATCTGCTATCGGAGATTTCAAAAACAGAGGCGATCATCAGTTCGATTTTCAGGTACTCGACCATTATTATCAGGAAGTTGGTGTAATCTGGAATAGATTTTTAGGCAGAAACTTCGGTGTAGGCTTCTCATATAGATTAGGACACTACCAAACCTCTCAATTCAAAGATAATTTCGGAATTAAATTGAGGTTCAATGTTCTAAATTAATAAAACAAGCTCATTACAAAGGAGATCTAAAACAAACCGTCATCAACTTTAAAAGTTGATGACGGTTTGTTTTAGAAAAAAGAATCTCATAAAATTTATACCCGAATTATTTATATGATGATATTAAAGTTTTTTCAGGAGCTATTTCCGGCTATTCGCTATTACTCCTCACGCCGTTGCTTTTTCATTTCTATATCCCACCAACTCTCCTACTCATGTTGCGGGGTAACCGCTTCTATACGGGCTAGGAAAGTCGGCATAAAAATAGATTGAAGATTTTAAAAATTAGCGATTATTCATTAGAATGTTCATTAAATATTTCCACTTTTAAACTGAACATTCTATTAGAAAGAAGATAAATATTTCAACAGAAATATATTAGAGAAAATTTCATGATAAAAAATTAATTGATGAGATTATTTAGAATCTACCCTTTCCCAAAAGCAGCTCCTGAGGAGTGCAACCTTTCTAAAACATTACAGACTCATTTTCATAAGCTCCGGAGGAGCGACACAACTAATAATTAGCAATTAGCAATAGATAATAGATAAAATTACTTATTGTCTATTGCTAATTACTGATCCATGATCATTTATCCATTATAAATTATCATTGATATATATTGTTGATTTCTGAGTTTATAACAAAAAAAAAAGTCTCATAGAAACAAATCTATGAGACTTTTAAAAAAACTGGCGGCGACCTACTCTCCCGCTTTCGCAGTACCATCGGCGCTAGAGGGCTTAACTTCTGTGTTCGGAATGGGAACAGGTGAGCCCCTCTGCTAAAACCACCCTAAAGGTTGTATATAAGAGGGTAGAGTTTAGTAGTTAGAGGTTAGTGATATACTAACTTCTAATCTCTAATTTCTAACTTCTGATTTTATCGATAAAAACATTCACAAAGAGGTAACCTTGCTGCACTTTCGTAGCACCATATCAGGCTATAAATCTACGGGTAATTAGTACTACTCGGCTATGACATTACTGCCTTTACACCTATAGCCTATCAACGTTGTCATCTCCAACGACCCTTAAAAGATGTCTCATCTTGAGGCGAGTTTCGCACTTATATGCTTTCAGTGCTTATCTCTTCCAAACGTAGCTACTCAGCGGTGCTCCTGGCGGAACAACTGATACACCAGAGGTTTGTTCAAATCGGTCCTCTCGTACTAGATTCAAGCCCTCTCAAACATCTAACGCCCGCAATAGATAGAGACCGAACTGTCTCACGACGTTCTGAACCCAGCTCGCGTGCCACTTTAATGGGCGAACAGCCCAACCCTTGGGACCTTCTCCAGCCCCAGGATGTG
Above is a genomic segment from Chryseobacterium mulctrae containing:
- a CDS encoding NACHT domain-containing protein, whose protein sequence is MSNLTTSMVILTSRSPSYNYSIDNSIEYEICDLNLIQTEEFAVKWFNDKVKSDSFLFELKNSKFFDLSLRPLTLAHLCAIYERTGKFYDKPKSIYKKLVRILIEEWDEQRNIIRESEYANFDNEQKFEFLSQFAFDLTVNYSHKIYSEDAFLATYERIYEDYNLPYNEREKVIKEIESHNGIIVKSAYDQYEFVHKSMQEYLSAEYIVKLPEIPVKLFYDTNISNELAVAVSLSSKPNQYYYKLIFEIFSMKNLGNQFALEFLSRLVYEKPNFKENILLPFSFVYILHLLSHKIFDEKNVVNIEFINSYNNIINSFYNDSELKNSFKRLLLFVQNNDDIEIHDDDDDFFITEDNDLYYVIFNSEFEKEFNSETTYFIDVNQAFKIPKQYFNEFINY
- a CDS encoding IS3 family transposase (programmed frameshift); amino-acid sequence: MKKIRKNYSLEFKIQAVSLSEQRGNVSSVAEELGICKESLVNWRKLHKEGKLSKEKQISSDPIREELLRLRKELEETKLERDNLKKGGRHLLQERRVRYKFIKEHADVFPVGKMCEVLKVSRSSFYHWKKRKPSKQSERRAILSAEIFSIYHWSRGRYGSPRIARELEAKGMRASRPLVARLMRERNLRSIVKKKFKKTTNSSHRYPVAENYLNQNFQVTSSKEVWVSDITYIRTGQGWLYLTTVIDLFDRKVIGWSLSETMKAQDTSIAALKMARLHRPLQDHDSLIFHSDRGIQYACTEFTSIVGKNITRSMSGKGNCYDNAVAESFFKTLKTELVYQNKYETRDHAKNSVFEYIETFYNTHRRHSALGNLTIKEYQNLMSNQSKNVA
- a CDS encoding DUF5686 family protein, with product MTKLLSTLLLLCTVLIFGQTQLKVFNKTNKKPIENAAVYCDDNLLGKTNYEGVLSFKTKCKKVEILASNFEDALIDVKKSMDVAMQPLSEKQSNIDKIIITDKSDPKALRILDEVNKREKENSPKSLDTYNFKSYSKFSIDVDKDSIDTFKNFLASRKDSLSKVDKKEFKQKESEKKDSLINEDFINASQESQMFLWEKATEYKYSQKFGEKTNIIDNRMSGFKNPIYEALAINISNLNRTPRQLRPENRKLFNFYMSDTLQLDGRKTYVIKFKEITDKKKQNPRKFNGKIYIDSETYALKKFESANKKRNEGDIISVWKPIDGKWFLDHEDIKLKMGDQTFNIAKRDSVKTDSLKKGAYISDKRKYHQKTFGNYLYVTNRFFDFQLNEAQKASEFKGYSLEMKNSDGSLLDQYRTDSLTARESATYTQIDSFVQKHDFEKKLSFLTQLMRGNLRYKMIDFDITKLFSYDKYQGIRLGAGLKLNEKFSKTFSPDGYFGYGFKDHTWKYGLGLDMKLSDKRTSVFRVDYVDDVFAAGRFSNTMWDMMMKVNDLNLDLHNANFYKNQKWGASYLYDISNSLSMKIAVNKEKQEALFDYQYKNLGNRFDNVSTTLSLKFSPNDKNIMTPSGKYTYEKGFPQVYMNFEKGIDGLGGELDYYRADALIIHQFRSKLGYTNLKLFGGISSGTAPIWKNFEIAGQNDRNPDHWYSNINTPNNLAFATMPSGTFFADKFIAFKVSQYLPFRFKTFGSRYSNIELEYQSAIGDFKNRGDHQFDFQVLDHYYQEVGVIWNRFLGRNFGVGFSYRLGHYQTSQFKDNFGIKLRFNVLN